The region GGGAGGGAGAGAGATTAAAATGAACaaagattttttctttttgtttgtcGAGAGCAGTATCGCCGGATTTACTTGCATTCAAGCAGGGGAtgctttggtttttattaactTGAATATATGTAAGCTagagatttttctttgttgaaAAAACCACTGAATACAAAATAATTTCATCCCACGATTATATCGCCTTTGTTTAAAGTAACCCCCCTGAAGTACGATTTTCATTCAGCTAACAAGTTTATACCAGATTTAGATGGCACTGTGTAAGGTAAAGCTACACCGAATGCGATTCGACAATAACGTTAAGCGCAAAGCAGAGAATGTTACCGTATGTAGGTCTATTCGCCTTTCAAACCTCAGATACGCAGCATGAGTTATATACCGTAAATCCAGTTGTCTCACAACAACGTAGACTAGCTAGAGATCTCGTGGAATTTGGTTATTAATGTTAACCAACAAAATTGTCCTCGGCATCACTACCCCTATTTATTCTATTAAGTTTATTAATCGGAAAACTTAACATACCTCCCTCTACCTTTAATTATTTCATGCGTATTTAATGTGTTCACTTAAAAAAATAGCTTCCTAACGTTTACTAGATCTTTTAATATTCTTACTCCATGATTTGAACTTTGACTGACATGCAGTGATTTGACGATGATACCGGGGATGAATTTCAGTACGTTATATTGCCGGTTGTCATTGCCGGTAATTGTCATTGTTATATTGCCGGTTGTCCCCAAGAAGACGATCCAGACTTTCAACGAACTGGCGTTACGTAATGCAGCGCGGTTAAGGATGTGGGCTCCTCACCTGAATCTCACTGGTTGAAGTTTTCGCAGGGGGCTCCCCTGCGGTACCCTTGAGAAGCACTCATAATTTCACTTAAATATCTGAAAATGGAGCAGAAGTTTATGCGAAATACGTAAAAATACGAGATATTCACTTGAATAAAGCTTGGGTGAATTTCCATCAGAATATGCAGTAATACTGCAGGTCAAAAGTACTTAAACATGCTGAAAATGTCAATGTACAAGCCACGACATGAAAAGTCACGGGTTTGTGTACCTCCGGCGTGATTTCTTGAAAGAACGATTATTTGTTACAAAATacgtaaataaatatttaaagaagaaagcAAATGTTGCCATGCGTTCATTCTGGTTTTATAGAAACCGTTTTATGAGGGAGGAGACGAGTCAATATGGCAATGTGTCAAATACGTTTGTCTCTTTCTtcattgcccccctcccctcctctctttctttccctctctctccgtGCGCGCTAGTGAGCACATACTTCGGACCTGTATACTGGCGGCATACGGCGAGCACATGCAATTGAATTAAAACCCTAATGAGGTCAAAAGGAAGCGGATTTAATGTAGTGACCAGTGTTACGAGACTTAAACAAATTAGTATTTCAAATTAGATTTTCTCTAACTGAAAGAATGAAGGGATTTCACCTGATTGGATGGACTTAAGGTAATTAGAGTGATTTGTCACCAAGTTAAGAGAAAAATACTTTCGAGGCGGTAGTCTCTTTTTAAGAATCAACCCTATTCTATTACAGAACGAAATTATGTCATTGCCGACCCGTTCAAAGGGCATTTTGCGGATCGACAGAGGAAACTTTTAAATTTTTGCGTGTAtattgggaaaaaaaatctggcaGCAATAGAGCAATAGAAAGCACAGCTTTTAGTCGAGTATTGATTAGGGCGGCTATTGTTATCGCACCAGGGCGCTACAGTATTCTAAATATTGTAGATTTTCGGGGTAGGAGTTTTTCCATCAAATCTTCATTCCGGCTAGATTTGCTAATACATTGTCCAGAATCCATCAgttctattttattttgtttcaggTGTTAACCGAATTATTAATTGTGTAATCTACACCTCCTTTAGTTCTCTATTATTCTGCAGtcctatttattatttttttttgtgtaggcCCGTGTCTGCTTCCTCTCTGCATACTTTGTGTTTTCCTTCCTTAAGCTCTCCACACACATCAAACAGCTGAGCACGCACTTCGTATTCCTTACTTCTCTAATGGATCTTTCCCTCTTTTCTTCGTCCCATCTTTGGGGCGTCCCCTATGGCCGCTCCTTCTTGCACGCGCTGCGGGTGTCATCTCCACAATCACTTACGAGATTACGCTGCGTGATAAGCCTCCTATTTTTCGAAACTGCTAGAAGATTTCGGGACTTAGCTGGATTCTCATCCCCAGATCCAGCTTTACATAACCTGCTTTTAGGCTCCTTAGTCACTGGGGATTTGGCTCTCTGAAGGATCGGCCTAGCTAGCACTTAACTAGGCTCTGCCACACGTGTGTGTTCGCTTTTAACACCCCGTAGGAACACACACGCCGTGCGGAGTCTCAGCTCTTATCACTTAAGACGGAACAGTCATACCGGTTATTTTCAAAGCAAAACCCAGCTGATCCACATCTGATATAAAACACGCCTGTGATTTCCTTCAGTGATAATTCTATGAAAATATTTTTGGTAAATCTTAAGAACACATATTATCGGTACAACGACCACATTATTGCAAATGCACtatttgttatatttattttatggaacttcttttaaaaagataaatacacaaaacaatataaaattataaacatGCATTTCACGTGCATTATAACatgatttttatatttattcttGGTTTTGGTGGTGGGAAAATAAATTAGCATTCCTGATTGGATTTCTGAGTGAGAAGGTTTTCGTATGGTCAAAACGATGTATATGAATAAGACATAAGAACGGTAAAACGAAATCAAGCATTGTATGCAGCTACCATATACTGTGTATTTCGCTAGTGGTGACACTGTGGTGAATGAGCCTCACGCTTGTCTCAAATAGGGTTGACCTATCAACATATTTAACAGATTCATTTGCTTTTATGATTGGTTACGGATCTTGTCGGTTCATGGTGGGTGGGATCCAATCGGCTCCCATTTTCAGTAATGCAAGGTCAAGCCTCAGTTCAACGAAACACGAAGTTATGGGAATTAACGATTTTCAGCACAAAAATATAAGCATGTAAATGCAGGGGTAGTCTCTAACAGAAAgaaagaaacattttaaaaatgtaaccttttattttgcttattgCATCAAGTAAACCATAAGCAATACAATATCAAAGCAATGCAGTGttttaatcatccatccatccatccattttccaaaccgcttatcctactgggtcacggggggtccggagcctatcccggaagcaatgggacgaggcagggaacaacccaggatggggggccagcccatcacagggcacactcacataccatccactcacacatgcacacctacgggcaatttagcaagtccaattagcctcagcatgtttttggactgtggggagtacCCGAAGGAAATCCTACGACGGcatggggaggacatgcaaactccacacacatgtgacccaggcggagactcgaacccgggtcccagaggtgtgagggcaacagtgctaacaactgcaccaccatgctgccccctgcagtgTTTTATAATAATGTTTTATGTGTGATTCAATTATAATGAATGCTTCCTGTTCAGACATTATGCATCAGTGAAGAGTGAATAAGTAAGAAATAAGGCATGTTCAtgtttaaaattatatatattaacTTTAATCTATGCcagtaataattaaataatacaaggtatttacagtaatatTTCTCACAATGTGAAATTGTCATAAAAACTACAAAACATTTTGCGTTATGTATTAAAATGTGGTCCTTGGTTAAATTCAGTTCTGAGTCCAAATGAGGTTTGTTTGCAGGTAAAGAAAAAGCAAAGTGAACACAAAGGGGgggcagtgggtagcactgctggtgcagtgggtagcactgctggtgcagtgggtagcactgtgacCAGGGcttgagtctctgccatggttccatgtgtgtggagtttgcatgttctccccgtgtcattgtggagtTTCCTCTAGGTGTTTTGgtttctcccacagtccaaaaacatgttaagGTTTACTGGAGTTACCCAGTTGCCCATAGGGTctgaactcccccccccaattaggataagcagttatagaagatggatgtaaGATGAAGTAAGGCTTCTCAGTACTGCAGTTTGTGTCCCAGGAGGTTCCATTAAGCTGCGTTAACTTAAGCTGGAAGTGATTATCATCCAATGAGAGTTTAgctaaggagcattcctattggacgaTCATGATCATCCAATAAGAGTTTGGGTAAGGAGTACTCCTATTGGacgatcatgacttctagcttaagttaacccagctgAGACATCCAGTTttgtggaacacctccctgtaGTTCAGCATTTCTCAGCTGGTGGGTCCATATTCAGTAGGTCATGGAGCGTGTGGTGTAATTAAAAGTAGAACATGACAACTTTGACAACTTTAACCTTTACCGCCCGATGAGCCACCCAACGGGGCAGTTCCTTTATTATGAAGTAGGTTCATGACTTACTGACCAAGAAATGGTGTGGCTCCTGCTGCCGTCATTAAATAGCTGTGTAGTAATTACTGCAGCGATATGAAGGATGGCCTGGCAGGCCCATGGCACCCAGGCGGTGCCAGTTCCAGCTGATACTGGCAGAACAGCAGGCAAGCCGCTGGCTCGGGGGGCAGCAGCAGTAGGCGGAGTTCCTGGGGTGGCGAGGCGGGAGATATGGAGAGGGCAGGGGGAATGGCAGCTGGGCCGGCTCGCCGCGGACCCTTCTGCGGGTTCGACGACGGTGGAAATCCCCTCGGGAGAAGTCGTGCACGTTGGCAGGGTGAATGGCCCAGAAGTGGCCCTTGCCGTTGTCGCTGCGGCCGGCCTTGACGAAGCACTCGTTCAGCGACAGGTTGTGACGCACGCTGTTCTTCCAGTTCTTGTCCTGCACGACCAAGGACACGAACAGCCTGATGCGTGGAAGCAGGGCAGCATGGGTAGCTGAATTCACGAGATAAGCTTGCTTCACAGACGGAAAAGCTTTTAGGGAAACATCTGCAGTAGCGTGGAGACATCCATATCTAAAATAATTCAGCTTTTGATATCACAGATTCTCCGACAATAAAACTCACGACTAAGAAAACCGGAGGTCAGTCTGATGCTGGTAATAAGCATCTTCGTTACCGATGTGCTGGGAGCCATGATCTTCAGCTTGCGTTTGGTCTATCTTGATGCTAGGTCAAAGTAGGCTAAACCGCTCCAGTAAACCTTTTGCTACCGTGCATAAGGTGCCAGTTTCGCTGCAAACCAGGAAACCCCTAAAGTGGATTAACACAACGTCCAGGCTACTCAACATACCCAGCAACAACCAGATTATTCCGTCACCCTGCAGGATGGAATTAAACCTGTTGCAGAATCTCACCACTTTATGAAATGGGTTTTAATCATGGACTCCTATTAAAACTCATTGCATTAAAATGAGTCATGGAAAAATGTGCTCAAAAGAATCTTCCCTAAGCTGCCCGAACATTTACTGTGTCTCCATTTACTGCATCTGATATGTTTTATCATTGCAGCCCTTTACTAGTTAAGAaactatggaagatggatggatggagggatggatgatgAGATTTATTTTTCTCAGTGAAAACTTACAGAACATGAATGAATGATGTAGTTTATTAATGAGAATTATTTTCAATACATCTTAAAGTTTAAAGGCTTTATATGTCTTGTGGTAGTGATTATTTAAAATGCCGTTATAATTATGAGGTGGTCTGGTGGTGCTGTgggtagcactgctgcctcacacctctgggaccagggttccgtgtgtgtggagtttgcatgttctgcccgtgtcatcatggggtttcccctgGGTGCtgtggttccccccccccaccccccacaatccaaaaacatgttaaggttaattggagttgccaaactgctggtaggtgtgtgagtgagtgagtcagtcagtcagtcagttccCTGCCTGTATTTATTGTCTTAAACATTTTATAGTATTAGGTGTTTTTTGCAAACACGAAAAAATCAGTTAATTTACTAAATCACTCATACTtttaaaatccacccatctaaCAACTGATTCTACAGGACAGCTGGGAGCCTGTCATGTGTGGCACGGGGAAATGGTTCACTTAGTCCATAAACTTCAGGCTTTACAGTAAAGTATGTAGGACAATTGGAAAAAAACAGTCAAATACTTTAACGACAAAGCAGCAGACTAGACCAATGCATgctaaagctgaaagtctgtaTATACCTTCAGGGCCACATTCAGCCCCCAGGGCCCCTGTCAGGTGCTGGCCCTGCATACCTTACTCTTGAAGTACGGGTAGTGCTCCATAATCCACTGGTAGATGTCGCACAACAAGAGTCTCTTTTCTTTTGAGGCAAGGATCGCCATCGAGATCAGAGCGAGGTAGGAATGTGCTGGCTTGTCCAGAAGGTTCTCTGGAGCAGAAGTCCCACGTTCTCTGTCTTCTTCCACCATCTCCTCTGGTTTGTTGTCATCTGGCCCCTCTGAGTCTCTGTGTTGTACTGTCTGCAGCTTGGGGTCATCTTCTGCTGTAGGGACTCGTGGACTTGGGTCAGGTGCAATGCGACAGGGACTCCTGTTTGTTATGGGACTCTGATTGCTGGACTCTTTTCCTGAGTCCTGGCTTCCCTTGTTGAACAGCAGGTAGTCAATAGTGAACCTAAGACCCATGTGCTCTTGACCACTCTGACAGTTTCTCGTAACGTCCATGCTGCCTGTGGATTTCTGCGCATCAAATCTCGACGCAATAACAAAGTTACTAGCTGTTAGCTCGCTGCCCCGTGTTGTATGAACTACAAAGTGCCGAAGGATAGAAAAATTACCGTCCCGCTCATATGTGAGGCTTTGGCACCAGGTTAACTGCCAGAATGCTCCGTCACACAGACCATCAGTTCCAGCCAAGTTCCATGTTCTCTTTCTGAATGCACAATGCTGATGAGATCTCAAAAGATCGGGCTTGAAGTGACCATCTTTAAATCTCTGCCGTGAGGTTAATCTCGGAGTGTTCCTCAGTGGTTTACGGCAGT is a window of Brienomyrus brachyistius isolate T26 chromosome 15, BBRACH_0.4, whole genome shotgun sequence DNA encoding:
- the foxq2 gene encoding forkhead box Q2, producing MDVTRNCQSGQEHMGLRFTIDYLLFNKGSQDSGKESSNQSPITNRSPCRIAPDPSPRVPTAEDDPKLQTVQHRDSEGPDDNKPEEMVEEDRERGTSAPENLLDKPAHSYLALISMAILASKEKRLLLCDIYQWIMEHYPYFKSKDKNWKNSVRHNLSLNECFVKAGRSDNGKGHFWAIHPANVHDFSRGDFHRRRTRRRVRGEPAQLPFPLPSPYLPPRHPRNSAYCCCPPSQRLACCSASISWNWHRLGAMGLPGHPSYRCSNYYTAI